From Alphaproteobacteria bacterium, a single genomic window includes:
- the bioB gene encoding biotin synthase BioB codes for RVCEMVKGVSDMGMEACVTLGMLNESQAQRLADAGLTAYNHNLDTSPEFYGEIITTRDYQERLDTLAHVRKAGVTVCCGGIIGMGEKITDRAHMLQILATMNPHPESVPVNALVAVKGTPLEKQKQVDPIELVRMIAVARILMPRARVRLSAGRSALSREAQILCMMAGGNSIFYGEKLLTTANNDALADQELIRDAGLKVAA; via the coding sequence TCGCGTATGCGAGATGGTAAAAGGCGTCAGCGACATGGGCATGGAAGCCTGCGTCACGCTGGGCATGTTGAATGAATCTCAAGCACAGCGCTTGGCCGATGCCGGATTGACCGCGTATAATCATAATTTGGATACTAGCCCCGAATTTTATGGCGAGATTATCACCACACGCGATTACCAAGAACGTCTGGATACGCTGGCGCATGTACGCAAAGCGGGTGTGACGGTTTGTTGCGGCGGCATCATCGGCATGGGTGAAAAAATCACCGACCGCGCGCATATGTTGCAAATCTTGGCAACCATGAATCCACATCCGGAAAGCGTGCCGGTCAACGCGTTGGTTGCGGTCAAGGGCACGCCGCTGGAAAAACAAAAACAAGTCGATCCGATCGAATTGGTGCGCATGATCGCGGTTGCGCGCATTTTGATGCCGCGCGCCCGTGTGCGTTTATCGGCAGGCCGTAGTGCATTATCGCGCGAAGCACAAATTTTGTGCATGATGGCCGGCGGCAATTCGATTTTCTATGGCGAAAAATTGCTGACCACCGCAAACAACGATGCGCTGGCCGATCAGGAATTGATCCGTGACGCGGGATTGAAAGTCGCCGCGTAA
- a CDS encoding response regulator, whose protein sequence is MANIIIAEDDMPMRAVMTRLLENAGHKVWPVSDGHEAAQALKSKKYDLLLTDIVMPGLDGMKLAKLAWKNNPDVKVMFVSGFAQVAKQDKDYPKSKACLLSKPFNLRELVSEVARVTGTELPPEPEHKPDQKVVELKPHGKRRKAH, encoded by the coding sequence ATGGCCAATATCATTATTGCGGAAGATGATATGCCGATGCGTGCGGTAATGACCCGCCTGCTGGAAAACGCCGGACACAAAGTCTGGCCGGTCAGCGATGGTCACGAAGCTGCACAGGCACTGAAAAGCAAGAAATACGATTTATTGTTGACGGACATCGTCATGCCCGGTCTTGACGGTATGAAATTGGCGAAACTCGCCTGGAAAAATAATCCGGATGTAAAGGTCATGTTTGTATCCGGCTTTGCCCAAGTTGCAAAACAAGATAAAGATTATCCGAAATCCAAAGCCTGCTTGCTGTCCAAGCCGTTCAATTTGCGGGAACTGGTCAGCGAAGTTGCGCGCGTCACCGGTACCGAATTACCACCGGAACCGGAACATAAGCCCGATCAGAAAGTGGTTGAACTGAAACCGCACGGCAAACGGCGCAAGGCGCATTAG
- a CDS encoding N-formylglutamate amidohydrolase — protein sequence MCPRYTIGNTSKATEMTLPYLLQKPAVQAVPIILTSPHSGTIYPPELLELSCLELQDLRKLEDCFVDELWEFVTARGAPLLAMNYARAYIDVNRDALELDPNMFRAPLPVRTVHDSGRTRAGFGSIPKLAGQNLEIYSDKLPFVDVLRRIDSIYRPFHNALSDLITSIQNQYDNCLLLDCHSMPNIAAPIDNNNYTAFDIVLGDRHGRSCKSDTLQMIESAFLNAGFTVKRNDPYAGGYITQIYGQPNTGMEAVQIEINRRLYMNEDDFTKNDLFDQTQKRLHHVWDYVMRQFAQDTQLIAAE from the coding sequence ATGTGCCCGCGCTATACTATAGGAAATACCAGCAAAGCAACCGAGATGACCCTACCCTATTTATTGCAAAAACCGGCGGTTCAAGCCGTTCCCATCATTCTGACATCCCCCCATTCCGGCACCATCTATCCGCCCGAATTACTGGAATTATCGTGTCTGGAATTACAGGATTTGCGCAAATTGGAAGATTGCTTTGTCGATGAATTATGGGAATTCGTCACCGCGCGCGGCGCCCCATTATTGGCGATGAATTATGCCCGCGCCTATATCGATGTTAATCGCGATGCGCTGGAACTGGATCCGAATATGTTTCGCGCGCCATTGCCGGTGCGCACAGTGCATGATTCCGGGCGGACCAGGGCCGGCTTTGGATCTATCCCAAAATTGGCAGGGCAAAATTTAGAAATTTATTCCGATAAACTGCCGTTTGTCGACGTGTTGCGCCGGATCGATTCGATTTACCGGCCATTCCATAATGCGCTGTCCGACCTTATTACATCAATACAAAATCAATATGACAATTGTCTTTTATTAGACTGTCATTCCATGCCGAATATAGCGGCGCCAATCGATAATAATAACTACACAGCTTTTGACATAGTATTAGGCGATAGGCATGGACGAAGCTGTAAATCCGACACATTGCAAATGATCGAAAGCGCATTTCTGAACGCTGGTTTTACGGTAAAACGCAACGATCCTTATGCCGGCGGATATATCACGCAAATATATGGCCAGCCGAACACCGGCATGGAAGCGGTGCAGATTGAAATCAATCGCCGTCTTTATATGAATGAAGATGATTTCACCAAGAACGATTTATTCGATCAGACCCAGAAACGTTTGCACCATGTCTGGGATTATGTAATGCGGCAATTTGCGCAAGACACACAGCTGATCGCCGCCGAATAG
- a CDS encoding glycosyltransferase family 1 protein: protein MRILLDANFAQKSLGLWCYNSDRRITSGLIRANHLVWDFSDRDISRASNPFGSRKMGVGATNRKFLQAVDNLLPDIILLAHADIIRSDTLAEVRRNYKNTKIIVYNFDPLFTPNNVAAIKDRMDVADAIFITTGGEGLKQFKTTKNIVSFIPNPTDIGIDSGRVFEKTGQEFDVFQCIGGAVSDSDPRVVAVQHLLANYPDIKIDYYGMLGAPNLLGGRFLDTIQNKARMGLNLSRRNDVYLYCSDRCAGLMGNGLLTFQPRGIRFDKFFNESQVVFFNDFDELGKKIMQFKADDAHRRAVAEAGWKQYHKLFASHIVTQFMVETVMGMKYSHDYAWADEVLK from the coding sequence ATGCGTATTCTTCTTGATGCCAATTTTGCCCAGAAATCCTTAGGTCTATGGTGTTATAACTCGGATCGCCGCATCACAAGCGGTTTGATCCGCGCCAATCATTTGGTGTGGGATTTCAGCGATCGCGATATTTCCCGCGCTTCGAATCCGTTTGGCAGCCGAAAAATGGGCGTGGGCGCGACCAATAGAAAATTTTTGCAGGCAGTCGATAATTTGTTGCCCGATATTATTTTATTGGCACACGCCGATATTATTCGCAGCGATACGCTGGCCGAAGTACGCCGCAATTATAAGAACACTAAAATTATCGTTTATAATTTCGATCCTTTATTCACGCCCAACAATGTTGCCGCCATCAAGGATCGTATGGATGTCGCCGATGCGATTTTTATAACGACCGGTGGCGAAGGATTGAAACAGTTTAAAACAACCAAGAATATTGTCAGTTTTATTCCGAATCCAACCGATATCGGCATAGATTCCGGCCGGGTGTTTGAAAAAACCGGGCAGGAATTCGACGTGTTTCAATGTATCGGCGGTGCGGTATCGGACAGCGATCCGCGTGTGGTAGCGGTTCAGCATTTATTGGCCAATTATCCCGATATAAAAATCGATTATTATGGCATGCTAGGCGCGCCGAATTTACTGGGTGGAAGATTCTTGGATACTATTCAAAACAAGGCGCGCATGGGATTGAATTTATCCCGCCGGAATGATGTGTATTTATATTGTTCCGACCGATGCGCCGGTTTGATGGGCAATGGTTTGCTGACGTTTCAGCCGCGCGGCATCAGATTCGACAAATTTTTCAATGAATCGCAAGTCGTGTTTTTCAACGATTTTGACGAGCTTGGAAAAAAAATCATGCAATTTAAAGCGGACGATGCCCATCGCCGCGCTGTCGCCGAAGCCGGTTGGAAACAATATCACAAATTATTCGCGAGCCACATAGTAACGCAATTCATGGTCGAAACCGTTATGGGCATGAAATACAGCCATGATTATGCTTGGGCGGATGAAGTTTTAAAATAA
- a CDS encoding type IV secretory system conjugative DNA transfer family protein, with protein sequence MSQSRIYQTEKDKAVRWVQLSVLWAFIVLLVTLPLGYPIEMMVNQGFNKRMVHWVLHDYFGNLLAPAPGGGLFWFNEYRNWVATVSSQDSFPPLGFLMPFILFLTVLFTGIGSNPYTFNPMHVGGARKARAEDVKEMGLFSGWIMVLGMFEGKILMFSETLSALCVAPPGTGKTVGIVVPTIFSCDQVSMVINDVKPELADITSGYRSKFSTCLRLEWAASDRPEEGVFYPRWNPLSPKSIPEMGPNRDLYIDRLVNVIIEEPKGDADPHWTKKGRAALAGFIHFLVSKAETGNYDGIPEQWYGEEACLPMLLDWITEATLAAQDEIERLRQEDPNAALFADPIKNYMLMAVKEARNNGYAPRCVLELTQLANTPDKERGSILSTMDAGLNIFKNSAVRARTCKSDFAFLDVRGMKDPVDGKMKPLTLYLCVNQEDAKALGVITGLLVETLSAFLVAHRPNSRTRNGEPVGPYPVMFVLDEFPQMPKLQALIDGPAVGRGQKVCYLMIGQDLGQVAAVYGKDQTETIISTTAAKIILPLNNENTADRFSKMIGGMTARDWSDSRTEGLSKNANPFAVNRTVSWKNQPLYGINDFMTQPKGTHVLLYQNYSRFPIVCDTPYYFKHPKFKHLVNPENGGKYPPAPPMPQWMVEKRLKEEGYIEIPQEQIEQAAQ encoded by the coding sequence GTGAGCCAGTCCAGAATTTATCAAACCGAAAAGGATAAAGCCGTCCGTTGGGTGCAGTTGAGCGTCCTGTGGGCGTTTATCGTGCTATTGGTGACTTTGCCATTGGGTTACCCTATCGAAATGATGGTGAATCAGGGTTTTAATAAACGGATGGTTCATTGGGTGTTGCACGATTATTTTGGCAACTTATTGGCCCCAGCCCCAGGCGGCGGATTATTTTGGTTTAACGAGTACCGCAATTGGGTTGCTACAGTCAGCTCGCAGGATTCATTTCCACCGCTTGGCTTTTTAATGCCATTCATTTTATTCCTGACCGTTCTGTTTACCGGAATCGGTTCCAACCCTTATACCTTTAACCCGATGCACGTTGGGGGTGCGCGTAAAGCGCGGGCGGAAGACGTCAAGGAAATGGGATTGTTCAGCGGCTGGATCATGGTCCTTGGTATGTTCGAGGGCAAGATTTTAATGTTCAGCGAAACCTTGTCGGCTTTATGCGTTGCGCCTCCCGGCACCGGTAAAACGGTCGGTATCGTTGTTCCCACCATTTTCAGTTGCGATCAAGTATCGATGGTAATTAATGACGTTAAGCCGGAATTGGCGGATATTACGTCGGGTTATCGCTCGAAATTCAGCACATGTTTGCGTCTGGAATGGGCGGCTTCGGATCGTCCGGAAGAAGGTGTTTTTTATCCACGTTGGAATCCATTATCGCCGAAATCAATTCCAGAGATGGGTCCAAACCGCGACTTGTATATCGACCGGTTGGTTAACGTTATTATCGAAGAACCAAAGGGCGATGCCGATCCTCACTGGACCAAAAAGGGCCGTGCCGCCTTGGCCGGTTTCATTCACTTTCTGGTATCCAAGGCTGAAACCGGCAATTATGACGGCATTCCGGAACAATGGTATGGCGAAGAAGCCTGCTTGCCGATGCTGCTTGATTGGATTACCGAGGCGACATTGGCGGCACAGGATGAAATTGAACGTCTGCGCCAGGAAGATCCAAACGCGGCTTTGTTTGCCGATCCTATTAAAAATTATATGCTGATGGCGGTAAAAGAAGCGCGCAATAACGGTTATGCGCCGCGATGCGTTTTGGAATTGACCCAATTGGCCAACACACCGGATAAAGAACGCGGATCGATTCTATCGACCATGGATGCCGGTTTGAACATCTTTAAAAACTCGGCCGTGCGCGCACGCACTTGCAAAAGCGATTTTGCCTTCCTCGATGTGCGCGGAATGAAAGATCCTGTTGACGGCAAAATGAAGCCGCTGACTTTGTATTTATGCGTCAATCAGGAAGACGCAAAGGCTTTGGGTGTTATTACCGGTTTGCTGGTCGAAACTTTGTCGGCGTTTTTGGTGGCCCACCGTCCAAACAGCCGCACCCGCAATGGCGAACCGGTTGGTCCATATCCGGTGATGTTCGTTCTCGACGAATTCCCGCAGATGCCTAAATTGCAGGCGTTGATCGACGGTCCGGCGGTCGGCCGCGGCCAGAAAGTGTGCTATTTGATGATTGGCCAGGATTTGGGCCAGGTGGCGGCGGTGTATGGCAAAGACCAGACCGAAACCATTATTTCGACGACTGCGGCGAAAATTATCTTGCCGCTGAATAACGAAAATACCGCGGACCGTTTTTCCAAAATGATCGGTGGTATGACCGCCCGCGATTGGTCGGATTCCCGGACCGAAGGCTTGTCGAAAAACGCCAACCCGTTTGCGGTCAACCGGACGGTATCGTGGAAAAACCAGCCGCTATACGGTATCAACGATTTTATGACGCAGCCAAAAGGCACGCACGTTCTGTTATATCAAAACTATTCGCGTTTCCCGATTGTTTGCGATACGCCATATTATTTTAAACATCCGAAGTTCAAACACCTGGTTAATCCGGAAAATGGCGGTAAATATCCGCCAGCGCCTCCAATGCCGCAATGGATGGTGGAAAAACGCCTGAAAGAAGAAGGCTATATTGAAATTCCGCAGGAACAAATTGAACAAGCGGCTCAATAG
- a CDS encoding type II/IV secretion system protein, with protein MFLEGFETAKDYLDNFIDRALKGRVSDIHMENRGAEGIMRVRIEGEMREWARFPLDRMSLLIRRIKFISGLDPEHSGRTGEGRFEFDLNGQKIVMRLSVLPTQGSDDLVIRILGSAPDIFGLKQLNFDDTIREGLEFCVHKSMGLILVTGPTGSGKTSTLYAAIQEINDGSRKIITVEDPIEYKVQGLSQIKMDPRYNVTYANVLRGVLRHDPDVILIGECRELEAAEIAVEASMTGHLVLTTLHTNNAVSSILRMINLGVQEIDVSNSLTAAYAQRLIRKLCDDCKKETPVPEALKIALGGKAPKHIYTPGTCDACGHTGFKGRMPVGELLIIDDDVRDVIIAQPNLSSLNKVAKQKNMRTMLEYGLQLVAKGELDYMDVLHSVT; from the coding sequence ATGTTTCTTGAAGGTTTCGAGACCGCCAAAGATTACCTCGATAATTTTATCGACCGCGCTTTGAAGGGCCGGGTTTCCGATATCCATATGGAAAATCGGGGGGCCGAAGGCATTATGCGCGTGCGCATCGAAGGTGAAATGCGCGAATGGGCGCGTTTTCCGCTCGACCGGATGTCGCTGTTAATTCGCCGGATTAAATTTATCAGCGGACTTGACCCGGAACATAGCGGCCGCACCGGCGAAGGAAGATTCGAATTCGATCTGAACGGCCAAAAAATCGTTATGCGTTTAAGCGTTCTGCCGACACAAGGGTCGGACGATTTGGTTATCCGTATTTTGGGATCCGCGCCAGATATATTTGGATTAAAACAATTAAATTTTGACGACACTATTCGCGAAGGGTTGGAATTTTGCGTCCATAAATCGATGGGTTTGATTTTGGTCACCGGCCCAACAGGTTCCGGTAAAACATCGACCCTGTATGCCGCAATTCAAGAAATCAACGACGGCAGCAGAAAAATCATCACTGTCGAAGATCCGATTGAATATAAGGTCCAGGGCCTTAGCCAGATTAAAATGGACCCCAGATACAATGTTACTTATGCCAATGTATTGCGCGGCGTATTGCGGCACGATCCAGATGTGATTCTGATTGGCGAGTGCCGTGAATTGGAAGCTGCCGAAATTGCCGTCGAAGCCAGCATGACCGGCCATTTGGTGTTGACCACATTGCACACCAATAACGCCGTATCCAGTATTTTACGGATGATCAATTTGGGCGTGCAAGAGATTGATGTTAGCAACAGCCTTACGGCTGCTTATGCGCAACGCCTGATCCGAAAATTATGCGACGATTGCAAAAAAGAAACCCCAGTGCCAGAAGCCTTAAAAATTGCACTTGGTGGCAAAGCGCCAAAACATATTTATACGCCTGGAACCTGCGATGCGTGCGGTCACACCGGGTTTAAAGGCCGGATGCCGGTTGGAGAATTATTGATTATCGATGACGATGTGCGCGATGTGATTATCGCCCAACCGAATTTAAGTTCGCTGAATAAAGTCGCCAAGCAAAAAAACATGCGCACCATGTTGGAATACGGACTGCAATTAGTGGCTAAGGGCGAGTTGGATTATATGGATGTCCTGCATTCGGTAACGTAA
- a CDS encoding TrbI/VirB10 family protein produces MFSSPSLSKFGLTLALFFVLTLTACGKDEEKPAEAPTPPAQEGNAAIPTSPVGPAVIQTLKPAKMVVRPSSIRMGPLLPGSSETKTITIANEGEEVLTINEVRLDADPTELNAAGSCLQSSASSAKVLGRGESCDINLIFVPIQAGGEIQGEVVITPEGDNPPAFIPVVAVKAMQPVAPPAPPPTVYAPSPALENAVSMYRQRRGGQMMVIDSEIDPQADPNNIITKDQDYTPIGFTPTISTLPVDRSRLVTADKYIPAVLENTINSQLPGGRIVGVVENHVYGGDGRFVLIPAGSRAIGVYESLSRQGDTRLKASFVRVMRPDGAAIAIEGDPAADPMGRLGLIGDVDNRYFDRFAGPLLISLINAVGTYATAPETIISSDGAGNVTTSQTLSAEEQAYQNFATDLSYISQRLVEENLNLAPIITIPGGTRFYIMPTRDIMLQGFNLVGVPGAVPQPGNQQVATAVPPPVPQQQQPIGAQPNPSPRTVPAPPTPNRGAQPGYAP; encoded by the coding sequence ATGTTCTCTTCCCCATCTCTATCGAAATTTGGTCTTACATTGGCTCTGTTCTTTGTGTTGACGCTTACCGCTTGCGGCAAAGACGAAGAAAAACCGGCGGAAGCGCCAACTCCGCCCGCGCAAGAGGGCAATGCCGCTATTCCCACCTCTCCCGTTGGGCCAGCAGTCATTCAAACTTTAAAGCCGGCAAAAATGGTGGTTCGTCCATCCAGCATTCGCATGGGGCCATTATTGCCGGGCAGCAGCGAGACAAAGACTATTACTATTGCCAACGAAGGCGAAGAGGTTTTAACCATCAATGAAGTTCGATTGGATGCCGATCCAACCGAATTGAACGCGGCTGGATCATGTTTGCAGTCTTCGGCGTCTTCCGCCAAAGTATTGGGTCGTGGCGAAAGTTGCGACATCAATTTGATTTTTGTGCCTATTCAGGCTGGCGGTGAAATTCAAGGCGAAGTTGTCATTACGCCGGAAGGCGATAACCCACCCGCTTTTATCCCCGTAGTCGCGGTGAAGGCGATGCAGCCTGTTGCTCCACCAGCGCCGCCGCCAACCGTTTACGCGCCATCGCCGGCCTTGGAAAATGCTGTTTCTATGTATCGCCAGCGTCGCGGCGGACAAATGATGGTAATTGACAGCGAGATAGATCCTCAAGCCGATCCAAACAATATTATTACTAAAGACCAGGATTATACTCCGATTGGATTTACTCCCACCATTTCCACTTTACCGGTGGATCGTTCGCGCCTTGTAACTGCGGATAAATATATTCCGGCAGTGCTGGAAAATACGATCAACTCGCAATTGCCTGGTGGACGTATTGTCGGCGTGGTTGAAAACCATGTTTATGGCGGTGACGGAAGGTTTGTATTAATCCCGGCCGGAAGCCGCGCCATAGGCGTTTATGAATCCTTAAGCCGTCAGGGCGATACCAGATTAAAAGCCAGTTTTGTCCGCGTAATGCGTCCGGATGGCGCCGCGATTGCGATTGAAGGCGATCCAGCCGCCGATCCGATGGGGCGTTTGGGTTTAATTGGCGATGTCGATAATCGTTATTTTGACCGTTTCGCAGGACCGTTATTGATCAGCCTGATCAACGCGGTTGGTACCTATGCCACCGCCCCGGAAACTATCATCAGCAGCGATGGTGCGGGTAACGTAACCACTTCGCAAACTCTATCGGCGGAAGAACAAGCCTACCAAAACTTTGCGACAGATTTGTCCTATATTTCGCAACGTCTTGTTGAAGAAAATTTGAACTTGGCGCCGATCATTACCATTCCTGGCGGTACCAGATTTTATATTATGCCAACCCGCGACATTATGTTGCAGGGCTTTAACTTGGTTGGTGTTCCAGGCGCCGTTCCGCAGCCCGGCAATCAACAAGTGGCAACAGCGGTGCCGCCACCTGTGCCACAACAACAGCAACCGATCGGCGCGCAACCTAATCCTTCTCCGCGGACCGTACCTGCGCCTCCAACCCCTAATCGTGGAGCGCAGCCCGGCTATGCGCCGTAA
- a CDS encoding XRE family transcriptional regulator has protein sequence MEKEKEMGVVKLAKKPGSDAEGSDSAASSPNLVPNRIKEWRMKRGLSLSEMSELTGLTRSELHKLEKGVRRLRTDHLPVLSKALRCDPEELLSPELAEQLMGNRLKYGGGAGNLISSDNPTPRADLPILGSFSAEGKFISDENTPQAFAPRPPQLVNVKGAYAVYMPTTRMEPRVPVASMLYVNPVLPARPGDLAVVRMADGRTEVCAVERGKTGALVGRLSNPDEIIELDPEAGTKINRVTGVMFA, from the coding sequence ATGGAAAAGGAGAAAGAAATGGGAGTTGTAAAACTAGCGAAAAAACCAGGAAGCGATGCCGAAGGCAGCGATAGCGCCGCATCGAGCCCAAACCTGGTGCCGAACCGTATCAAGGAATGGCGTATGAAGCGCGGCCTGTCATTATCGGAAATGTCCGAATTGACCGGTTTGACCCGCTCGGAATTGCACAAATTGGAAAAAGGCGTACGCCGTTTGCGTACCGATCACTTGCCAGTGCTGTCGAAAGCATTGCGCTGCGATCCAGAAGAATTATTGTCCCCGGAATTGGCCGAACAATTGATGGGCAACCGTTTGAAATACGGCGGTGGCGCAGGCAATTTGATTTCGTCCGACAACCCGACCCCGCGCGCCGATCTGCCAATTTTGGGCAGCTTTAGCGCCGAAGGTAAATTCATTTCGGATGAAAACACCCCGCAAGCTTTCGCTCCGCGTCCACCACAATTGGTGAACGTAAAAGGTGCGTATGCCGTTTATATGCCAACCACCCGCATGGAACCACGTGTTCCAGTCGCCAGCATGCTGTATGTCAATCCAGTATTGCCAGCCCGTCCGGGTGATCTGGCCGTTGTACGCATGGCCGATGGCCGCACCGAAGTGTGCGCCGTTGAACGTGGCAAAACCGGCGCTTTGGTAGGCCGTCTGTCCAATCCCGATGAAATCATCGAGTTGGATCCAGAAGCAGGCACCAAAATCAACCGCGTTACCGGCGTTATGTTTGCATAA
- a CDS encoding lytic transglycosylase domain-containing protein: MMTITQYLHIFSPNRRSKPILNYTKILILMCLFGCFWALPANAAENAAPSAREVDYCTPYIQRAEKKYKIPRGLLQAIALVESGVNGRPWPWALNVGGEGIYPETYEAATKALRDKAGNVRKDVAVGCMQVYLAFHAHKFSAPEWLLHPEYNVAYAAQLLRKLYRTHHNWTSAVAYYHAATNKRAQYDYVCAVFSRVNKIRGTKPDPEGQRYCKIMPKTKTSTSVKKPAAEAITQPNDSMESSGMPAINGLIKPAEKK; this comes from the coding sequence ATGATGACAATAACCCAATACTTACACATATTTTCACCCAACCGGCGGTCAAAGCCGATCTTAAATTATACTAAGATATTGATTTTAATGTGTTTATTCGGTTGCTTCTGGGCGCTTCCCGCCAATGCCGCCGAAAATGCCGCGCCGTCGGCCAGAGAAGTGGATTATTGCACCCCTTATATTCAACGCGCCGAGAAAAAATACAAAATTCCGCGCGGTCTTTTACAAGCTATCGCGTTGGTGGAATCCGGCGTCAATGGACGACCCTGGCCATGGGCACTGAATGTGGGCGGCGAAGGGATTTACCCCGAAACTTACGAAGCCGCCACCAAAGCCTTGCGCGATAAAGCCGGCAACGTACGCAAGGACGTGGCGGTAGGATGCATGCAAGTTTATCTGGCATTCCATGCGCATAAATTTTCCGCGCCGGAATGGCTGTTGCATCCTGAATATAATGTCGCTTATGCCGCGCAGTTGCTGCGCAAATTATATCGCACGCATCATAATTGGACATCGGCCGTTGCGTATTACCATGCCGCAACGAATAAACGCGCCCAATATGATTATGTTTGCGCGGTTTTTTCGCGGGTCAATAAGATCCGCGGCACGAAACCGGATCCCGAAGGCCAGCGTTATTGCAAAATCATGCCTAAAACCAAAACTTCCACAAGCGTTAAAAAACCGGCCGCAGAAGCCATAACCCAACCCAACGATTCTATGGAATCCAGCGGCATGCCGGCCATTAACGGGCTGATTAAACCGGCCGAGAAAAAATAA
- a CDS encoding prepilin peptidase, producing MIYHFSDFQLICVLLMTIALTASCVIDLQQKILPDYLTLIVFIIGIILAIYDPIRLYGWQEPFYGFLAGFAGSWIFREAVYRIKGVEAMGLGDVKLFGAVGVWVGMEGVVSAALVGSVLTILVIGLRWLWTRKGSMKDEIPFGPGICAGFLITVLIGPIGRVIFDFYL from the coding sequence ATGATTTACCATTTCTCCGATTTCCAATTGATTTGTGTTTTGTTGATGACGATTGCGTTGACCGCATCGTGCGTCATCGATTTACAGCAAAAAATTCTTCCCGATTATTTAACGCTGATCGTATTTATTATCGGCATTATTCTGGCCATCTACGATCCCATCCGCCTGTATGGGTGGCAAGAACCGTTTTATGGATTTCTGGCGGGTTTTGCGGGTTCCTGGATTTTCCGAGAAGCGGTTTATCGTATCAAGGGAGTCGAGGCGATGGGGCTGGGAGATGTCAAATTATTTGGCGCCGTCGGCGTTTGGGTTGGAATGGAAGGCGTTGTTTCCGCCGCTTTGGTCGGGTCGGTGCTGACTATTCTGGTGATTGGGTTGCGTTGGTTGTGGACCCGCAAGGGCAGTATGAAAGATGAAATCCCATTTGGTCCCGGTATTTGTGCCGGATTTTTAATCACGGTTTTAATTGGCCCGATCGGCCGGGTAATTTTCGATTTTTATCTCTAA